In Arachis hypogaea cultivar Tifrunner chromosome 17, arahy.Tifrunner.gnm2.J5K5, whole genome shotgun sequence, a single window of DNA contains:
- the LOC112766706 gene encoding uncharacterized protein has protein sequence MPSEESKPGKKEDANHSNNKSSSSSKKATTSKLQNVKKEDSDNDSSFKPLKPKPSAAVSRSKPKKEEYSDDDDVPIAKRASNNSKEVVKKRKKVKEEETKKTKKKGEDAAASSASQQQQKKKQKEKKVYDLPGQKRDPPEEKDPLRIFYESLYEQVPTSEMSQVWLMESGLLPKEVAMKIFEKKQKKAVQQKLTSPVKAVPAKGSTRSVTVKKKSPTSPVPSAKKKTPNSTRKQSKKRKAEDASSEDDSDDDYILSSKAKKLKTN, from the exons ATGCCGTCTGAAGAATCGAAGCCGGGGAAGAAAGAGGACGCCAACCACAGCAACAATAAGAGTTCTTCGTCTTCCAAAAAAGCCACAACCTCCAAGCTTCAAAATGTGAAGAAAGAAGATTCTGACAATGATTCTTCTTTCAAACCCCTCAAGCCTAAGCCTTCCGCTGCTGTGTCTCGCTCCAAACCCAAGAAGGAAGAGTACTCCGACGACGACGACGTGCCCATTGCCAAAAGAGCTTCCAACAATTCCAAG GAAGtagtgaagaaaaggaagaaggtgAAGGAGGAAGAAACTAAGAAGacaaagaagaaaggggaagatgCTGCTGCTTCTTCTGCTTCACAGCAGcaacagaagaagaagcagaaagaGAAAAAGGTGTATGATTTACCTGGCCAGAAACGAGATCCACCTGAGGAG AAAGATCCTCTCAGGATTTTCTATGAGAGTTTATATGAGCAAGTTCCCACAAGCGAAATGTCACAAGTCTG GTTGATGGAGTCAGGCTTACTTCCTAAAGAGGTGGcaatgaaaatatttgaaaagaagcaaaagaaagcTGTGCAGCAGAAGCTCACTTCTCCGGTTAAAGCTGTACCAGCAAAGGGAAGCACACGATCCGTCACGGTCAAGAAGAAAAGCCCAACCTCCCCTGTACCTTCTGCTAAGAAGAAGACCCCAAACTCCACAAGGAAGCAGTCCAAGAAGCGGAAAGCTGAGGATGCAAGCTCTGAGGATGACTCTGATGATGACTATATTTTGTCTTCTAAGGCtaagaaattgaaaacaaattaa
- the LOC112763634 gene encoding uncharacterized protein translates to MVWPLKERRGPAWKQGWTMNTLSSISAPPFQLVAIVAIVMFLLLLPSYIKLRTTMQTATINLNFLLLFLPLLLILVAHSISKHGSRLVLPAPVSSLARAMGRTSSAGTGGGSPWGVAALVVLLLVLAFFRSNFRSMWSPLVWRSY, encoded by the coding sequence ATGGTGTGGCCATTGAAGGAGAGAAGGGGTCCAGCATGGAAGCAAGGGTGGACAATGAACACATTGTCATCCATATCGGCGCCTCCATTTCAACTAGTAGCCATAGTTGCCATTGTGATGTTTTTGCTATTACTCCCTTCTTACATTAAATTGAGGACAACCATGCAAACAGCCACCATCAACCTCAACTTTCTCCTCTTGTTTCTTCCACTTCTCTTAATACTCGTTGCACATTCCATATCTAAGCATGGCTCGCGCCTCGTCCTTCCGGCCCCTGTCTCGTCCCTTGCTCGAGCCATGGGGCGAACTTCGTCAGCAGGAACCGGAGGAGGGTCGCCGTGGGGCGTGGCCGCGCTGGTGGTGTTGCTCTTGGTTTTGGCCTTCTTCCGCTCCAATTTCAGGTCTATGTGGTCGCCACTGGTTTGGAGATCCTACTAA
- the LOC140181006 gene encoding uncharacterized protein isoform X1, with translation MYECMITRLGVFLPFSNFEISVLHHCRVAPTQFHPNSWGFLKIYQFVSQALEFPTSLKIFFYLFHMTKPFSGLNNKQQWVSFRAIQGRRVFTLFDESFHDFKNYFFKVQVVEGHHPFFLDDNSSPRFPLYWLEASPCEKYGLDDLDEVEAAIVGFLREVWGRAPYLDTKKFLQGSPTFVQAQLEMAKANAQESYQRVQKAKARSRARTGGVRAVISPPPPPRNVGTPSQPIVISSSTFSQPPPSARPSSEPENKKRKTLESGSSGEVKADALAFVRKNIYPNVRISMDDVSVRRHDEWIF, from the exons atgtatgagtgtatgatcacccgtttgggtgtttttctccctttttcaaactttgagatatctgttttgcatcactgccgagttgcccctacccagtttcaccccaattcttggggttttttgaaaatttatcaatttgttAGCCAGGCTCTGGAGTTTCCAActtctttaaagatttttttctatctttttcatatgaccaaaccctttagtgggctaaacaataagcaacagtgggtgtccttccgagccatacaaggtcggagggtttttaccctttttgacgagtccttccatgacttcaaaaattattttttcaaagtacaagttgtagagggtcaccatcccttctttctggatgataattcttctccccgatttcctttatactggctggaggcttccccctgcgagaaatatggtttggatgacctggatgaggtagaagcagccattgtggggttcctccgagaagtgtgggggagggccccatacttggacacaaaaaagtttctccaggggtctccgacctttgtccaggCGCAGCTAG AGATGGCAAAGGCAAATGCTCAGGAGTCTTACCAAAGGGTCCAGAAGGCTAAAGCAAGATCTCGTGCCAGGACTGGTGGTGTTAGGgcggttatctctcctcctcctcctcctcggaacgttgggactccCTCTCAGCCCATCGTAATTTCTTCTTCAACTTTCTCTCAGCCACCCCCCTCTGCTCGACCTTCTTCTGAACCAGAGAAcaagaagcgcaagaccttagagtctggctcttctggtgaggtgaaggcggatgctcttgcatttgtccgaaagaacatctatcctaaTGTtcgtataagtatggatgatgtttctgttcggcgccatgatgaatggattttttga